One window from the genome of Bdellovibrio sp. NC01 encodes:
- the acs gene encoding acetate--CoA ligase: protein MHKEIYPINPDIAKTAIITEKKYKEMYEASVKDPEKFWAEQANRLDWFEKWTKVKDTSFKKPVSIKWFQGGKLNVAYNCIDRHLAKNPDKVALIWEADNPETPSKKITYRQLHQEVSRFANVLKKMGVKKGDVVTIYMPMILEASYAMLACARIGAIHSVIFGGFAPDSIADRIEDGGSKFVITADGGYRGGKSLALKENIDKACLKTDKVEKVLVVKYAEINIDMKAGRDIWYHEIAPTVDETCEPEKMDAEDPLFILYTSGSTGKPKGVLHTTGGYLLWAAMTHQDVFDYHDKDIYWCTADVGWVTGHSYVVYGPLANCATSLMFEGVPNYPTSSRFWEVVDKHKVSIFYSSPTALRSLMREGDAPVKKTSRKTLRILGTVGEPINPEAWAWYYDVVGDSRCPIVDTWWQTETGGHMITPLPGAIATKPGSATLPFFGVQPKILTLEGKEVQGAGDGILVIADSWPGQARTVFKNHDRFQETYFSAYPGYYFSGDGCRRDEDGYYWITGRVDDVINVSGHRIGTAEIESALVANNRVAEAAVVGYPHDIKGQGIYAFVTLKAGEVASEDLKKELVQTVRTEIGPIATPDLIQWAPGLPKTRSGKIMRRILRKIAENHPDQLGDTTTLSDPSVVQELVDNRMNK from the coding sequence ATGCATAAAGAGATTTATCCCATCAATCCCGATATCGCGAAAACTGCGATCATCACTGAAAAGAAATACAAAGAAATGTATGAGGCGTCAGTGAAAGATCCAGAAAAATTTTGGGCAGAGCAAGCGAACCGTCTTGATTGGTTTGAAAAGTGGACAAAGGTTAAAGACACAAGTTTCAAAAAACCTGTGAGCATCAAATGGTTCCAAGGCGGAAAACTAAACGTTGCCTACAACTGTATCGATCGTCACTTGGCAAAAAATCCTGATAAAGTCGCGCTGATCTGGGAAGCTGACAACCCAGAAACTCCTTCAAAAAAAATCACCTATCGTCAACTGCACCAAGAGGTCAGTCGCTTTGCCAATGTCCTTAAAAAAATGGGCGTGAAAAAAGGCGATGTGGTGACGATCTACATGCCAATGATTTTGGAAGCGTCTTACGCGATGTTAGCATGCGCGCGTATCGGTGCTATTCACTCTGTGATCTTTGGTGGTTTTGCTCCTGATTCGATCGCTGACCGTATTGAAGATGGTGGATCGAAATTCGTGATTACTGCTGACGGTGGTTATCGTGGTGGTAAATCCCTTGCGCTTAAAGAGAACATCGATAAGGCCTGCTTGAAAACGGACAAGGTCGAAAAAGTTTTGGTCGTGAAATACGCTGAAATCAATATCGATATGAAAGCCGGTCGTGATATTTGGTATCACGAAATTGCCCCAACGGTCGATGAGACTTGTGAGCCAGAAAAAATGGATGCGGAAGATCCGCTTTTCATTCTTTATACGTCGGGTTCGACGGGCAAACCAAAAGGTGTGCTGCACACAACGGGTGGATACTTATTGTGGGCGGCAATGACTCATCAAGATGTTTTCGATTATCACGATAAAGATATTTATTGGTGTACAGCGGATGTCGGTTGGGTGACGGGACACAGTTATGTGGTTTACGGTCCGCTTGCAAACTGCGCGACTTCTTTGATGTTTGAAGGTGTGCCGAATTATCCGACGTCATCACGTTTTTGGGAAGTGGTTGATAAGCACAAAGTTTCTATTTTCTATTCTTCGCCAACGGCCCTTCGTTCATTGATGCGTGAAGGGGATGCGCCGGTGAAAAAGACGTCGCGAAAAACTTTGCGAATCTTAGGAACAGTCGGTGAACCTATCAATCCTGAAGCGTGGGCATGGTACTACGATGTGGTGGGGGATTCTCGTTGTCCTATCGTGGATACATGGTGGCAGACAGAAACGGGTGGTCATATGATCACTCCTTTGCCGGGTGCGATTGCTACGAAACCAGGTTCGGCGACGTTGCCATTCTTTGGTGTGCAGCCGAAAATTTTGACGTTAGAAGGAAAAGAAGTTCAAGGAGCTGGTGACGGCATCCTTGTGATTGCAGATTCTTGGCCGGGTCAGGCGCGCACAGTATTTAAAAATCATGATCGTTTTCAAGAGACTTATTTCTCTGCTTATCCTGGGTATTATTTCTCGGGTGATGGTTGTCGTCGTGATGAAGATGGTTACTATTGGATCACAGGCCGTGTCGATGACGTGATCAATGTGTCGGGGCACCGTATTGGAACGGCAGAAATTGAGTCGGCATTGGTGGCAAACAATCGTGTCGCTGAAGCAGCGGTGGTCGGTTATCCGCACGATATCAAAGGCCAAGGCATTTACGCGTTTGTGACATTGAAGGCCGGTGAAGTGGCCTCTGAGGATCTAAAGAAGGAGCTGGTACAAACGGTTCGTACAGAGATCGGTCCTATTGCCACACCAGATCTTATTCAGTGGGCGCCGGGCTTACCGAAGACTCGCTCAGGGAAAATCATGCGTCGCATTTTGCGAAAAATTGCAGAAAATCATCCTGATCAATTAGGTGATACGACAACTCTTTCGGACCCAAGTGTGGTCCAAGAGTTGGTAGACAACCGTATGAATAAGTGA
- a CDS encoding DUF6580 family putative transport protein, translated as MTTRTTTLMTLVLMVLGAAFTRMIPHPWNFTAIGATALFGGAYFPSKRLSMVIPLAALFLSDLVLGFHPTMVFVYVPFVLIVMMGWSLRGNTRSPMRLATASLVASSVFFLISNFGVWMTEAMYAKSFQGLVTCYVAAIPFFDNQIYGDLFFTGVMFGAFELLKQFAPDMFAPKAA; from the coding sequence ATGACTACACGCACAACTACACTTATGACATTGGTTTTGATGGTTCTAGGCGCGGCTTTCACTCGTATGATCCCGCATCCTTGGAACTTCACTGCAATCGGCGCAACAGCTTTGTTTGGTGGAGCTTACTTCCCATCTAAACGTCTTTCGATGGTGATTCCTCTTGCCGCACTTTTCTTGAGTGATTTGGTTTTGGGATTTCACCCAACGATGGTTTTCGTTTATGTACCATTCGTGTTGATCGTGATGATGGGCTGGTCTCTTCGTGGTAACACAAGAAGCCCGATGCGTTTGGCGACGGCGTCTTTGGTTGCAAGCTCTGTGTTTTTCTTGATTTCAAACTTCGGTGTGTGGATGACAGAAGCAATGTATGCAAAATCTTTCCAAGGCCTTGTGACTTGTTACGTAGCTGCGATTCCGTTCTTCGATAATCAAATCTATGGCGACTTGTTTTTCACAGGCGTGATGTTCGGTGCGTTTGAATTGTTGAAGCAATTCGCCCCAGACATGTTTGCTCCAAAAGCAGCGTAG